From the Lathyrus oleraceus cultivar Zhongwan6 chromosome 3, CAAS_Psat_ZW6_1.0, whole genome shotgun sequence genome, the window AGACATAAAACTAAACCAAACATTAAAGAAGGTAAAAAAACATATTTAGACAATAGTTAGTTTCCTTGTTCATGGTCACGAAGCTTTGTCATATAAGTATAAATATTGTTCCATCTTACTTTGAAACAAGACATTCCTTCAAGGAAAAAAAACCTATATAAAAACACTATTCAAAGAAGATATGAAGAACTCCAGGATCGCCATAATTATGTCATTCCTATTTCTAGTTGACTTTTGTGCAGCTCAATCTGAAGTTCTTCAAATATCAAATTTTGGCGGAACACCAAATTCAGATATTACCCAGGTAGTAATTATTTAATGTTTAGCACATTTTTTTCCACTAAGTAAATATTTAACACATTTAATTGATTGTTTTGGCAAGGCTTTCATAAAAGCTTGGACTTTAGCATGTGCATCTCCAACTCCAACCAAAATTGTGATTCCAGCGGGTACATATATGTTGACTGGAATAGATGTTAAAGGTCCTTGTAAAGCTCCAATTGAAATTCAAGTTGATGGAACAATTCAAGCACCTTCAGACATAAATCTAGTCCAAAAAGGGTCTGATCAATGGGTCAGGTTCCAATATATAAACTCTTTAACATTATCAGGGCAAGGAGTTTTTGATGGTCAAGGTGCAGATGTTTGGAAACAAGGTAGAGCTGCTTGGAAAAAAGGTTCAAGTACTTCCACCAAAATCTCCATGGTAAATATTAATATCCCCTTATCATTGAACTTACTACTCATATACAAATAATTGTACCTTCACTTGACAGACATTTATATTTTCAACAGAATTTGGGCTTTAATTTTCTGAACAACACGATCATCCGCGACATTACTTCTAAGGACAGCAAATTTTTCCATATTATGGTTTTAGCATGCAATAATATCACATTTGATGGGGTGACGGTTACTGCCCCAGCTATGAGTCCTAACACCGATGGAATCCACATTGGAAAATCAACTGATGTTAAAATTCTTAATAGCAACATTGGTACCGGAGATGATTGTGTCTCGTTGGGTGATGGTAGCAGAAAAGTAACCGTCCAAAATGTCAATTGTGGACCTGGTCACGGTATTAGTGTTGGAAGCCTTGGAAAGTACACGACGGAAGATCATGTAGCAGGTCTTTTAGTTAAGAATTGTACCCTTAAAGAAACTGATAATGGTCTGAGGATCAAGACTTGGCCATCTGCACCAGGAACAATTACTATTACTGATATGAATTTTGAAGATATTACCATGATTGATGTCTTGAACCCTATCATCATTGATCAAGAGTATTGTCCATATAACCAGTGCTCAAAAGAGGTAATAATCACAAGAAAAAGTTACATCTTTATTTGTTTATTAGTCACAAGATAAACTTTTTTCGCGTTGATTATTcatattatttaattaaaatgacTAACAATTTATTCACTTCTTCTATGGTTTTCAATGATTTAGAATCCATCCAAAATAAAGATAAGCAAGGTTTCATTCAAGAATGTTCATGGAACATCAAAAACACCAGAAGGAGTGATTTTTATTTGCAGCAGTGGTGTACCATGCGATGAGGTGGAACTAAATAATATTGATCTCACATTCAATGGAGCACCAACAAAAGCTAAATGTTCTAATGTTAGACCTATAGTCATAGGAAAGGCCCCTGCTTGTCAAGCTTAAAATGATTTTGGATAATCCTCAATATGCACATGATATTTCTTAATTTGGTTAACTTATTCTTTGAATAGTAGACAAACCATCCCCATAATGTGTGGATGTTCGTCAATATAAGTTTAGTCCCTTAGAAAGAAACAAATTGACATGTGTATTCAACTACAGTCATATATATGttacttttattattataaattataaataTTAAATTTTTCTTCGACGTATTGACTATAACCTTTACTCTCTCTTTCCTATACTCTTTTTTGCAAGTTTTCATTACAAGAAATAGCAAAAACCGGAGGGAAACCTATGGAACCTTTGGAAACATTTAAAGTGACCACCCATATGTGAAACCAAGCAACgagaatgatatcatccaggGCCAATGGTAGAGGAAAGAGAGTTTGGAGAATTTGTATGGAGAATGGAAATTTTAGTCAAACGGGTAATTAATTGTCATGTAAACAATACAAAATCACACTTTATTTCTATTAATGAGGAAATAATTTGAAGATGACATAACTATCAAGGATATGATTGAAGCACTAAAAGGATTAGGTGGACTAATAACAAGGGCACCAACTAGAAAAAAATTAAGACATTATTGGATCAAATGGTGAATACTATAATAGAATGAAGACCAATTTAGAAGTCATGTAGCCTAAACTAGTCCTCTTCATAAGTCTTTATGGAGAGGACGCAGGCACATGAGATGATgcatttttatttgtttttttaaattatgTTGTAATAAAATGTGTGGgcataatttttttttaaattatacCTAACATTTAAGTTTAAGATAATGTCTATCTTTGTTTTGATTAGTGTGGAACATGTGCTAGTCATTACTTGTGTGTTGCGTAATGCAAGTTTCATTTGTTTGTTGTATACTTAATGGAGCGCTTAATGAAGATTGACGAGCAAGGAAGAAAAGTCTTGAAGAGCAAGGATAACATTACAAATATCATTCTTATTCAAGAAATGAATATTTCTAATTAAATGGGTTGTCTTTCTTCTCTTGTAAGTCAATAAGGTCATTTATTTTACTATAAATAGGCAATGCCTAAAGCATTGTGACACGCCGCAAGCGTACGACAAATGCCAAGGTAGTTATAAAGAGTATCAAACCTCAGAGATCAATGGTAAATTACCGATTTCTATTCTATCGATGTAAAGATAGACCAACCGGATAGTGGAAAAGAGGGCGACTTAAGTGAAAAAGCACTTAAGTTAAAACAACTAATTTTTAAAGCAACTTTATGAAAACAAATTAATTTAATAAGTATGcttaattaatatatatatatatatatatatatatatatatatatatatatatatatatatatgtatatatatatatatatatatatatatatatatatatatatatatatatatatatatatatatatatatatatatatatatgggaAATCTTCAAATGTCTCCACATGACTTAAGCATTTCTATTACGAGAATCCCTACATAATTTATAGAAAAATATATTATTATGGGCAATACCTACTTTATATATCGTATTGCCTTGCCTCTAACGAACGAGATGCCCTTCGGATTTCGCGCGTGCATAAACGTTTGTTAATGGTCATTACATTTGCGCAACTATTAAAAATTGGAACTTTTCTCCATTTTGTTTGATCACTTTGGTAACTTCGGACGTGATTGTTCAAGAATTACATTCCGACGTTCACACCCACCCTTTCAGTGTAAGGGGAACGCCTAAAAACACTCCTATTTTCATAGCGAGGTTTGAATTAAAAATTCATACTTTCGAAATAAAAAAGATAGCATTCTCGTAACTACCTTAAGTTCATGTGAATAGTCATATGATAGGGTTCATAACTCTTAGTCCCTAGTGGACCATTCATTCATGGTGATGAATGATCTAATCAAAGAAAATACTACAGAAAAAGACATGATTGACAAAAAGATAAATAAAGCAATAAATAACCGGATTAAACAAAGTAAAATACTTGAATAAAATTTTGATCCAGTGTTCCAATGGAGAATTTTACAATGAGCGATAAGAATAAATGTAAACTGAAAAATCCTGGATGCTTTAAGCTAAGGAACAACCATGTTATATATCTTATTCTAAATATGGCACAAAATCTCACCTTCAATGCCTCTTAAAACcataattaaataaaatcctGGCAATCAGAATTTTTAAAGCAGAGGGTATCGGGCCAGAAAATGAAAAAGATTTGGAAAATGCTTGCTTGCCTGTTACTTCCCGTAATAGCCATTACGAGTGACAGTAGCAGACCTATGGTAAATTTATTGGGGAACCTCAAATAGGGTTTGAGGTTAATTCTTGTTACCTCTCGTAATAGTCATTACGGGTGGTTGTAACAAtgttagaataagatttggttctgcatttatacctttgagttttgatgataacaatataGTATTTTTGTGACAATAATCTTGGTACCCTAATagtttgttattgtgtagctttaacaaccaatTTTGATTCCAAGTTTATGAAGTGCAACGTCATTAGTTTTTGAACATTTGTTTCGAATTCCGCTTTTGCACTGAATCACtcatgagaagttctgaaagacgcTTTGTTGCTACTGCAATGTTCTTTTTGCTTCTGCCCTGGTTCACTCTGGGTAGTTCTAAAATTCACTATGTTCTAAAAGGCCTTATGTTGTTCTTGGTTCACTCCTAAGAAGTTATAGAAAGACGCTATGTTGTTTTTGCAATATTTTCTCCCCTTCTGCTTATGGATGTGACTCTCATTATCAAGCTTATGAAGAATAGAAAGAttctgaagttttgttacttagctgaagagCTCAAGCCAGACATTGACTCTATCAAGGTTTTGattgaagattttgaagtttTGTTACTTTGTTGAATACTCTAAATGTCTCAAGCCAGATGTTGATGTAATCAAGGTTATAACTAAAGATTCTGAAGATTCTTATTTTAGCTTTGTGTTTCTTcttttcatgcttcatcaacttttcATTAGAAGCCAATCAATTTGATGATAAGATTAATGTGGATACGTGATCAAATAATACATGATACAAATCAGAAATATTCCTTCCACCACCTAAAATCGTGGGCGGAGCACTGTGCTATTCTTCACATTTGTCCTAATTCGTTAGTGGACAATTGCTCTTTTGGTATCCCCGAATTGTCCTCCAACTGTCCCTTTCTTATGGTATATAAATAGGACTTGTAGACTTGAAGAAAGCTAATGCAACAATTTACAAGATTGTTTTCTACATGAAAAAACTCTTAACTTTGTTCATACTTTTCTATAAGTGTTTGTATTTTATTTGTGTAAAATatgcttgtgtagaagcaacttCTAACACAAAAAGTTGTATTCAAATTTGTTTGTATATATTACCTTAAGGAGACTAGGTTATAAccggatccttgagaagacaaagaaagttgttctttgtgatttttTCTTATGGAGACTAAGTTCTAATCgaatccttgagaagacaaagaatgTTGTTCTTTGTGATTTTATGTAATTTGTTTGACTTTAGTGGAGTAAGTTCTTGTGtataaggcgaaatcaccttggcggatggacccgagtagctttgatttcaagcgaaccaggataaaaatccTTGTGGCTTTGTCTCTTTGttctcttgtttgtgtggagttttTGATTTGGTAAAAGCTTTTGGTTTTTAAAACACAATTCGACCCCCCCTTCTTTTGTCTTCACACATTCAATTGGCATCACGATTCTGATTGTGGTAAAGTTTTATCAACACTTCACTGTGTTCAGTATTGATCTAGATTGTGTGAGAAACAATGATCGCTACTAACAACAACTTTGTTGCTGCTTACAACAGTTAGAGAGATCACTACAGTTCTAAACCACCAATATTTGATGGTGAAAATTTTGATTACTAGAAAGATGTAATCAAATTTTTTTCTTGGAtatgatgttgatctctgggacCTTATAGTCGATGGCTACGTTTACCTAGTAAATGCTGAAGGCAATAATATAGCAACAAGTGTTATGGCAGAGCGACAAGTGAAGGATTTCAAGAACCATCATTAGGATAGAATGATAGTGTTTAAAGTTATCTCTTATACTGAttatgagaagataacaaacaaagattcTACTAAGTCTATTTTTGATTCTTTAAGAATGACTCATGAAGGGAATGCTCAAGTTAAGGAGACAAAGTTTTTGGCCTTAATCTAGAAATATACGACATTtagaatggaagatgatgaaaccGTTGAGACTGTGTTCTCAAGATTTCAGATGCTTGTCGCAAGactcaaggttctagacaaagggttTTCTAGGGCTGACCATGTCAAGAAAATCATCAGAAGTCTCCCCAAAAAATGGACATATGGTAACTGCCATGAAGTTGGCAATGGAATTGAACAATattagtcttgaagaacttgtttGTTCTTTgagaagccatgagatagaaaTCTAGGAATATGAACCTCATAAGAAAGATAAATATGTTGCCTTGAAGTCCAAGCCTGAGAAGACAAGGGAttatcaagctgaggaagaatcaaatcattctgatgaagactcaaaagatgatgatgatgagttgtaTTTGATTTCCAATAGGGTCAACATATTATAGAGGCACaagaagaatggataaggaaTGTTTAGAGGATATAGAAAGACTGTTGGACATTTTGATTCTTCATCTGGACTAAAGAAGTAGGGTTCTTGTAAAGAGGTTATCTGCTACGAGTGCAAGGAGTCAGGACACTATAAGAATGAGTGTCCTAGGTTGAAAAAGCCAAAAAGGATCAAGAAAAATCGTTCAAAAGGCAAGAAGGGTTGATGGCTATATGGGACGACTcagaatcaaaatcaaaatcaaaatcagaatcagaagaagaagaagaatctgATGAGGAACGGGCCAACATTGCTCTGATGGCAACTATATATGATCTAGAAAGTTCTGAAGAACCAGAAGATAAGATATTTTCAGAATTAGAATTAGACTTCAATTCTAAAGAGGTATTATCTGAACTATCTCGTTCTGATTTAGAGTCATGTCTTTCTAAAATTCTAGAAAAGTACCCAAAGTCATCAGAGTGGGTACAAGGGCCTTAAATAAGTCCTAGTAGTTGCTTATGAAACTTGTAGTGAGCTTGAGAAGTATATTTCCTCCCTAAAAAAAAActattttctttagaaagtaacaatTTTTCTTTGAAAAGAAATATTTCAAAGTTGGAGGAAGAAATAGTCTCAGAAGCCCCTAGTACTGATTGCATCATCAGATATGACAGATCAATCTAGGACTTTCTGGATAAAAGTATATATATAAGCAAAATGGCTTCCATGATCTATGGAGTAAGTAGAAATGGAAAAAAAGATCTAGGTTTATAGAAACTGGAAAACCTgacgaaagtcagaaggtaaaacTGAAACCTCTCTATGAGGATTTCACGCCTATTGGCATTGAGCTTGACTATTCTGCACAAAGACAGAAGAAGAACATAGTTTTaaaacctaagtatcatgcaccAATTCCCCTTGATTATCCTGCTGCACAAAAACCCAAGGTTGTAAAATACTCTGGGAGAACTAACATGAGAGATGAAAATTGATTGATATTAATAGACATAAAAATAAACCAAACATTGAAGAAGGTAAAAAAAACATATTTAGACAATAGTTAGTTTCCTTGTTCATGGTCACGAAGCTTTGTCATTTAAGTATAAATGTTGTTCCATCTTACTTTGAAACAAGACATTCCTTCAAGGGAAATAAACCTATATAAAAACACTATTCAAAGAAGATATGAAGAACTCTGGGATCTCCATAATTGTGTCATTCCTATTTCTAGTTGACTTTTGTGCAGCTCAACCTGGAGTTCTTCAAATATCAAATTTTGGCGGAACACCGAATTCAGATATTACCCAGGTAGTAATTATTTAATGTTTAGCACATTTGATTTCCACTAAGTAAATATTTAACACATTTAATTGATTATTTTCGCAAGGCTTTCATAAATTCTTGGACCTTAGCATGTGCATCTCCAACTCCAACCAAAATTGTGATTCCAGCGGGTACATATATGTTGACTGGAATAGATGTTAAAGGTCCTTGTAAAACTCCAATTGAAATTCAAGTTGATGGAACAATTCAAGAACCTTCAGACATAAATCTAGTCCAAAAAGGGTCTGATCAATGGGTCAGGTTCCAATATATAAACTCTTTAACATTATCAGGGCTAGGAGTTTTTGATGGTCAAGGTGCAGCTGTTTGGAAACAAGGTGGAGTTGCTTGGGAAAAAGGTTCAAGTACTTCCACCAGAATCTCCATGGTAAATATTAATATCCCCTTATCATTTAACTCACTACTCATATACAAATAACTGTACCTTCACTTGACAAACATTTATATTTTCAACAGAATTTGGGCTTTAATTTTCTCAACAACACGATCATCCGCGACATTACTTCTAAGGACATCAAATTTTTCCATATTATGGTTTTAGCATGAGATAATAGCACATTTGATGGGGTGACGGTTACTTCCCCAGCTATGAGTCCTAACACCGATGGAATCCACATTGGAAAATCAACTGATGTTAAAATTCTTAATAGCAACATTGGTACCGGAGATGATTGTGTCTCGTTGGGTGATGGTAGCAGAAAAGCAATCGTCCAAAATATCAATTGTGGACCTGGTCACTGTATTAGTGTTGGAAGCCTTAGAAAGTACACGATGGAATATCATGTAGCAGGTCTTTTGGTTAAGAATTGTACCCTTAAAGAAACTGATAATGGTCTGAGGATCAAGACTTGGCCATCTGCACCAGGAACAATTACTATTACTGATATGAATTTTGAATATATTACCATGATTGATGT encodes:
- the LOC127129174 gene encoding polygalacturonase; translated protein: MKNSRIAIIMSFLFLVDFCAAQSEVLQISNFGGTPNSDITQAFIKAWTLACASPTPTKIVIPAGTYMLTGIDVKGPCKAPIEIQVDGTIQAPSDINLVQKGSDQWVRFQYINSLTLSGQGVFDGQGADVWKQGRAAWKKGSSTSTKISMNLGFNFLNNTIIRDITSKDSKFFHIMVLACNNITFDGVTVTAPAMSPNTDGIHIGKSTDVKILNSNIGTGDDCVSLGDGSRKVTVQNVNCGPGHGISVGSLGKYTTEDHVAGLLVKNCTLKETDNGLRIKTWPSAPGTITITDMNFEDITMIDVLNPIIIDQEYCPYNQCSKENPSKIKISKVSFKNVHGTSKTPEGVIFICSSGVPCDEVELNNIDLTFNGAPTKAKCSNVRPIVIGKAPACQA